From the unidentified bacterial endosymbiont genome, one window contains:
- the hmpA gene encoding NO-inducible flavohemoprotein, producing MLDAHTIATVKSTLPLLVETGPKLTAHFYDRMFAHNPELKEIFNMSNQRNGDQREALFNAIAAYASNLENLAALLPAVEKIAQKHTSFQIKPEQYNIVGAHLLATLDELFSPGQAVLDAWGKAYGVLANVFINREAQIYSENASKRGGWEGTRTFRIVEKTPRSALITSFEFEPVDGQPVADYQPGQYLGVWLKPEGFPHQEIRQYSLTRKPNGKGYRIAVKREDGGQVSGWLHNHARVGDVVHLAAPAGDFFMAVEANTPVTLISAGVGQTPMLAMLDTLVNARHSAQVNWFHAAENGDVHAFADEVKTLAMGLPHFKAYTWYRLPTEADRAAAHFDGEGLMNLSIHEETISAADMQFFLCGPVAFMQFAAKQLVELGVNKDSIHYECFGPHKVL from the coding sequence ATGTTAGACGCTCACACCATCGCTACCGTTAAGTCTACTCTTCCCCTGCTGGTTGAAACGGGCCCTAAACTCACCGCCCATTTTTACGATCGTATGTTCGCGCATAACCCGGAGTTGAAAGAGATTTTCAACATGAGCAACCAGCGTAATGGCGATCAGCGCGAAGCCCTGTTCAATGCCATCGCAGCCTACGCCAGCAATCTCGAAAACCTGGCGGCGTTATTGCCTGCGGTTGAGAAAATCGCGCAGAAACATACCAGCTTTCAGATCAAACCTGAGCAGTACAACATCGTTGGCGCCCACCTGCTGGCCACGCTGGACGAGCTGTTCAGCCCGGGTCAGGCGGTGCTGGACGCCTGGGGCAAAGCCTACGGCGTGCTGGCAAATGTCTTTATCAACCGTGAAGCGCAAATCTATAGCGAAAACGCCAGCAAGCGCGGCGGCTGGGAAGGTACGCGCACGTTCCGTATTGTAGAGAAAACACCCCGTAGCGCGCTGATTACCAGCTTTGAATTTGAGCCGGTGGACGGCCAGCCCGTTGCGGATTATCAGCCAGGCCAGTATCTGGGCGTCTGGCTGAAGCCTGAGGGCTTCCCGCATCAGGAAATTCGCCAGTATTCACTCACCCGTAAGCCAAACGGAAAAGGCTATCGCATTGCGGTGAAACGCGAGGATGGCGGCCAGGTCTCAGGCTGGCTGCACAACCACGCCAGGGTGGGGGATGTGGTACATCTGGCAGCGCCTGCGGGTGATTTCTTTATGGCGGTCGAGGCCAATACCCCGGTCACACTGATCTCTGCAGGTGTGGGACAAACGCCGATGCTGGCGATGCTGGATACCCTCGTTAACGCCAGGCATAGCGCTCAGGTTAACTGGTTCCATGCTGCCGAAAACGGCGACGTGCACGCCTTTGCCGATGAAGTGAAAACGCTGGCGATGGGTTTGCCGCATTTTAAGGCGTACACCTGGTATCGTCTGCCAACGGAGGCTGACCGTGCGGCGGCACATTTCGACGGCGAAGGGCTGATGAATTTAAGCATACATGAAGAGACGATCAGCGCAGCGGATATGCAGTTCTTCCTGTGTGGGCCGGTGGCGTTTATGCAGTTTGCCGCGAAGCAGTTGGTGGAACTGGGGGTGAATAAAGACAGCATTCATTACGAATGTTTCGGGCCACATAAGGTGCTGTAA